In one window of Desulforhabdus amnigena DNA:
- a CDS encoding P-II family nitrogen regulator gives MKEVMAIVRMNMMNQTKRALSEAGISSMTAKEVLGRGKGLVDYKLLEGAEKGYEEAVAQLGQSQRLIPKRLILVVVPDKLVSKVVKTIVKVNKTGKSGDGKIFVMPAMNSFSVRTGESGDSVLDEV, from the coding sequence ATGAAAGAAGTCATGGCGATCGTTCGTATGAACATGATGAACCAGACCAAACGGGCACTTTCCGAAGCCGGCATCTCTTCCATGACGGCCAAGGAAGTCCTGGGTCGGGGCAAGGGCCTGGTGGATTACAAGCTGCTGGAAGGCGCGGAAAAGGGGTACGAGGAAGCTGTTGCACAGCTCGGGCAGAGCCAGCGCCTCATACCCAAAAGGCTCATTCTCGTTGTCGTGCCCGATAAGCTGGTTTCCAAGGTGGTCAAAACCATCGTCAAGGTCAATAAGACCGGTAAGTCCGGAGATGGAAAGATCTTTGTCATGCCGGCGATGAACTCTTTCAGCGTAAGGACCGGTGAGAGCGGCGACAGCGTTCTGGATGAAGTGTAG
- a CDS encoding P-II family nitrogen regulator, producing MLMIRSIVRPEKVDNVLAALMEAGFPAVTKVSVVGRGKQRGIKIGEITYDEIPKELLLTVVKDSDKDFVIKTVMKAARTGEKGAFGDGKIFITPVEEVYTISSGIKETPSGEPEEVKI from the coding sequence ATGTTGATGATCAGATCCATCGTAAGACCTGAAAAGGTAGATAATGTTCTTGCCGCTCTTATGGAGGCAGGATTTCCAGCGGTAACCAAGGTTTCAGTTGTGGGACGCGGCAAGCAACGAGGTATCAAAATCGGAGAGATCACCTACGACGAAATTCCAAAAGAGCTGTTGCTGACCGTCGTGAAGGATTCGGACAAGGACTTCGTCATCAAGACGGTGATGAAAGCGGCCAGAACGGGAGAAAAGGGCGCTTTTGGTGACGGGAAGATATTCATCACTCCCGTCGAGGAAGTCTACACCATCAGCTCCGGAATCAAAGAGACGCCTTCTGGCGAACCCGAAGAGGTGAAGATATGA
- the nifH gene encoding nitrogenase iron protein, whose amino-acid sequence MRKIAIYGKGGIGKSTTTQNTVAGLAEMGRKVMVVGCDPKADSTRLLLGGLSQNTVLDTLRAEGEDVELEDIRKIGFSGTICVESGGPEPGVGCAGRGIITSINLLEQLGAYADSEKLDYVFYDVLGDVVCGGFAMPIREGKAQEIYIVVSGEMMAMYAANNICKGIVKFAEAGGVRLGGLICNSRKVDNEQEMIEAFAKKLGTQMIHFVPRENMVQRAEINRKTVIAFDPAHPQADEYRTLAKKIEDNQMHVIPKPMHTDELEKLLIEYGLAG is encoded by the coding sequence ATGAGAAAGATCGCAATCTACGGCAAGGGCGGAATCGGAAAGTCTACCACGACTCAAAATACAGTAGCTGGTCTGGCGGAAATGGGACGAAAGGTCATGGTAGTGGGCTGTGACCCCAAGGCGGATTCAACCCGGCTGCTCCTGGGCGGGCTTTCCCAAAACACGGTGCTCGATACCCTTCGAGCCGAAGGTGAAGATGTCGAACTGGAAGATATCCGTAAGATAGGTTTCAGCGGAACCATCTGTGTGGAATCGGGCGGTCCGGAACCCGGTGTCGGATGCGCCGGCCGCGGGATCATCACCTCCATCAACCTCCTGGAACAGCTCGGTGCCTACGCCGACAGTGAGAAGCTGGATTACGTTTTCTACGATGTACTGGGGGACGTTGTGTGCGGTGGGTTTGCCATGCCCATCCGGGAAGGCAAGGCGCAGGAAATCTACATCGTTGTATCCGGTGAAATGATGGCCATGTATGCGGCCAACAATATCTGCAAGGGTATCGTGAAATTTGCGGAAGCGGGCGGCGTCAGGCTGGGGGGGCTCATCTGCAACAGCCGCAAAGTGGACAATGAACAGGAGATGATCGAAGCGTTCGCCAAGAAATTGGGAACCCAGATGATTCACTTCGTTCCCCGGGAGAATATGGTTCAGCGAGCCGAAATCAACAGAAAAACCGTAATCGCTTTCGATCCCGCTCACCCGCAGGCGGATGAATACAGGACACTGGCCAAGAAGATCGAAGACAACCAGATGCACGTGATCCCCAAACCCATGCACACAGACGAGCTGGAAAAGCTTCTCATTGAATACGGGCTGGCGGGCTGA